One window of the Triticum dicoccoides isolate Atlit2015 ecotype Zavitan unplaced genomic scaffold, WEW_v2.0 scaffold130418, whole genome shotgun sequence genome contains the following:
- the LOC119343507 gene encoding BTB/POZ and MATH domain-containing protein 1-like has product MGMNGVTSVMVSLKEREEGIVRVVVEEVDGLVWVPAAGWDGLPGPVMADCSNRLKLVQKSSLPAPACPQDDYLIVRCTIIVMKELPDAATTVPVPTSNLHQHLGELLRGGTGGDVTLFVRGESFLAHKLILAARSPVLMAEFFGHMREASSQHVVVEDMEPAAFKAMLHFIYTDTVPELDQELEAAAPMAQHLLAAADRYGLDRLKVLCEGKLSGGITVDTAATTLALAEQHNCSHLKAKCLEFIISTPAIFDAVVATEGYRHLEASCPSALTSILLSVRGR; this is encoded by the exons gggtggtggtggaggaggtggaCGGATTGGTTTGGGTGCCGGCGGCGGGCTGGGATGGGTTGCCGGGGCCAGTCATG GCAGATTGCTCAAATCGACTCAAGCTCGTGCAAAAATCATCTCTGCCGGCGCCGGCTTGTCCCCAGGATGATTACTTGATTGTGCGGTGCACCATCATAGTCATGAAGGAACTGCCGGATGCGGCAACCACGGTGCCCGTGCCGACCTCCAACTTGCACCAGCACCTTGGTGAGCTGCTGCGGGGCGGGACCGGAGGCGACGTCACGTTATTCGTCCGTGGTGAGTCCTTCCTTGCTCACAAGCTCATTCTCGCCGCAAGGTCCCCTGTCCTGATGGCCGAGTTCTTCGGGCACATGAGGGAGGCAAGCTCTCAACACGTCGTGGTCGAGGACATGGAGCCGGCAGCATTCAAGGCCATGTTGCACTTCATCTACACCGACACCGTGCCTGAACTTGATCAAGAGCTGGAAGCCGCGGCGCCGATGGCCCAGCATCTTCTTGCGGCTGCTGACAGGTATGGGCTGGACAGGCTCAAAGTCCTCTGTGAGGGCAAGCTCTCCGGTGGCATCACGGTCGACACGGCGGCGACAACTCTGGCGTTGGCTGAGCAGCACAACTGCTCGCACCTCAAGGCCAAGTGTCTTGAGTTCATCATCAGTACTCCTGCAATCTTTGATGCTGTGGTGGCGACGGAGGGGTATAGGCATCTGGAGGCAAGTTGCCCTTCAGCGCTTACTAGCATTCTCCTCTCTGTGCGCGGGAGAAG